The DNA window TTTTGCAAAAATGATTCCTTGTTGGAAAGAATTAATCCTTATTCAAGCAGTGTATTTACTTTTAGGATCATTCCTAATAAAAGAGGAGCATTTTTACTTGAGGATATATATATTAGACGATTAGGAAGATTAGGTCTTATCAAGAAGGATTTGCTTGTGAAAAATGATAAGGAATATAAAGTATATCCTAGTCTAAAAAATTTAAAAAAGTATCATATGATGATGAAGAAAGATTATTTTATCCATAGTGGCAATAAGCTTATTAAAAGAAAGTCTGATGGTAAAGAGTTTGAAAGTTTAAGAGAATATGTAAGGGGCGATGATATCAGAAAGATTAACTGGGTGAAAACAGCAAGAGAAAATAAGCTTATGGTCAATCAGTATGAACCGGAAAACAATAAACATATATATATATTGTTAGATACAGGAAGAACCATGAGCTATCGGGTAAATGAATATAGTAAGCTGGATTTGGCTATTAATGCATCGGTATTCTTATCAGATGTGGTTTGTTACAATAAAGATCAATCTGGACTTATGGTATTTAATACAAAGGTAGATACATTTATTAAACCCTCTAAAGGGGATTATCATAGAAACAGCATATTAGAAGCCCTTTATCATGTAGAAGGAACGAAACTTACATCTAACTACGATGAAGTGTTATTCTATCTTAGTAGTAAAGAAAAAAGAAGAAGTTTAATCTGTATTTTTACAGATATGGATACGTTACAAGAAGTGTATTATATAGAAAAGGGATTAGAATATATTACTAAAAAACATGAGGTTGTCATGTTTTTAGTAAAGGATGAAAAACTAGATGAAGCTATTAATATTGAAGTTACTCATCAAAAAGATGCCTTTATAAAAGGCATCGGATATAAAATGAAAAATGAAAGAAAGAAAATCATCAAAGCCCTTAATAGAAAAGGGGTAATCTGTATTGAGTGTGACAAAGAGGATATCATCTATAAAGCTGTGAATGAATATATGAGAATAAAAAACAAAGAATCTATATAGATGATTTGAAAAATTTCATATATAGGATAAGTCCTAATAATGTAAAACTTGCAAATAATAGCTTGATTATTGGTGAGATGGCAAGGGGGGTAAAGAAGCCTTCAATGATGCCTGCAACAACAAGTAATAACATGCATCCTAATAATAAGTGAGCTCCTTCTTTCCCACTTTCGATTAAACAATCTAAGCGCTTAGTTTTACCAGGAATTAGTAATCCTTTGCCTAATAATAAACCAGCTCCACCAGCGATAAAAATAGCTGTTAACTCAATGATTCCATGGGGAAGAATGAGAGATGCATATTTTATTAAATCTCCATTTAAGTATACAAGTCCAGTTAAAGCCCCAAGAAGACATCCATTGACAAAAAGAATATAAATAGTACCAATCCCTAAAAATATACCAAAGATAAAAGCTTTAAGACTAACTGTAATGTTGTTAATCATAATTGTACTCGACATAAGGGGATAATCCCACTCTCGATTTTTAAAGCTATAATCAATCGTATTAAGAAAGGCTTTAGGTAAAAAATAGTAACTATTTGAAGAATCTTGAATGACCATAATAAAACTAATAATGGCACCTAATAAAAAAACAAGAAAGCTTGATAATATAAAAAGATGATGATTTCTTAATGAGTTTGGAAAATTTTTTGTTATATAATTTTTAAAGTCAACCCAAGGATTTTTTTGAACTGTATATAGATGTTGATGGGCATGGCCAACTAAAGTGTTAAGATATTTTTCAAGCTTTGATTGTGGATAATGGGTTCTTACATAAGCTAAATGATGACTAGCAGAACGAAAAAGATATAAAAATCGTTCGATTTTTTCTGAAGGAATGTTTGTGATATTATGTTTACTAAATAAATGGACATGATTCTCAAGTTCGTCCCAATATACTTTGTTTTTTTCTATGAAAATATTTTCTTTCAATATACTCACCTCAATACTATTGTAACAAATTTTAAGTAAAGGAAAAAGGAGGAAATATCATGCAATTTGTTTCAATTACAACACCTGAAAATATAGAAGTAAAGTTTAGATTAGCAGGGGTAGGGAGTCGTGTTGTTGCAGCATTTATAGATTATTTCATTCAAGGGGCCATATACTTAATGATTATTTTTGCTTTAGCAGGAATGAGTGATCCTGTTCAATATTTTGAATCAAAAAATTCCTATTTCTTAGCAATTGTTTTATTGATCATTGCATGTGTTAATTATGGATATTTTATTGTTTCTGAGATGGTGATGGATGGAAAGACTCTAGGGAAAAAGGCATTAGGACTCCGAACCATTAGAAAAAATGGTCAACCTATGGATATAAAACATTCATTGATTAGAAATCTATTTAGAATATTTGTGGATAATTACCTAGTGGGAATACTGATGATTTTCTTTAGAGGAGATGATGCAAGACTTGGAGATATACTGGCGTCGACTATGGTGATTGAAGAAGAAAAGGAAGATTTATATCAGTATTTTGAAAATCTATCTGAGGATACACAAAACAAATTAACAGAAGAGGAAATAAAGCTCCTTATTACTTATATGAATGAAAGAGAGGATGTATTAATCGATAAAGAAGGATTACAACAAAAGATCTTAGAATATTTTACAGAGAGATATGGTCAGGTAGATGAAGATATTCTTAGAATTATAGAAAAATAATCAATAAAATCCCTTTGATTTTTATGAATCGAAGGGGTTTTAATATTTTAGAAGTAAAAATAAGAAACTTTTTTGAAGTGAAGGAGATACCAGAAATAAATGGAAGAATTACTATTAATGTTAAAGCGTAGATATTAATGACCATATTTATAAAATGTGCATATTATATTAATAAGTGAAAGAATTGAAAGGAGATATAATATGTATTATTATCCTATGTATTTTCAAAGACAAATGAAGATTAATAATAAACGTACCTATGTATTAGATTTTAAGCAAGGAGATGTAAATGGGGATGGTATTATTGACTATGTGTATTTAGTAGGAGAGAAACCTCATGGTTCACAAAGTCCTTTTAGGGATAATATAACCCTTAAGATTATTGATGGAAAGACAAATCGTTTGACTACAATTCCCCTTAAAGAAAATGCAGGATATGGACCTAGTCTTTTTTTAGGTGATTTTTCAGGCGATAAAGTAGATGATATTTACATCAGCATATTCTCAGGAGGGAGTGGCGGATATACCTTTTACTATATATACTCATTTTTAAATAATAAGCCTAAGCTAATTTTTGATTTTGAAAAATTTAATGATGCATATCCATATGATGTAAGCTATAAAGATGATTATAAAGTAGAGGTTATTAGCCAAAAAATGAATACAAAATATTTATTAGACATTCAATATAAGGGAGAAGAATACTTATCAGAGATTTATAATGAAAATGGTAAGTTGAAAGAACCTATAGAGGGATGGGTAAATCCATTAGGAGGGTTATATCCTATTGATTTTCAAGGAGATGGGACTTATGAATTATATGCAGAGCAGAGAATTGCGGGTAGATATAATGCAGATGGTTTAGGGTATGTGCAGACATCTCTTGAATGGGATAAAAATAAGTTTATACCTTTTTTCCAAACAATAGGCATTTTTGGTGAAGATATAAGCATGGGAAAAAAGGATAAAAAAAAATAGATTTTTCAGATGTTGAATATATTTACTCTGAAAAAGAAAAAGATATAAAACTAGAAGATGCATTTGCAAAAGTATATGATCTTGAGCGGGGAAAAGATCAGGTAAGATATTATTATAATAAAATTGATCTTGATGGAGATAATATCAAAGAAACCTTTGTATACCTTGTAGGACCTACTATGTGTGGAACTGGTGGATGTAGTGCTGCTATATTTAAAGAGTTTGATGAGGAATATAAATTACTTTCAAATTTTACCCTTGTCAACAATCCAATTATCATTAGTAAAAATAAAACTAACGGATATAATGATTTGATTATGTATGTTTCTGGTGGGGGGATAAAGAGCTTTTATGCAGAATTAAAATTTGATGGTACAAAATATCCACAAAATCCATCTATGGAGCCTAAGGTAAAACCAGGTACAAAAGTAGAAGGGGTTGAAATTATAGCAGATGATCTTTCTAAAAGTACCGGAATAGAATTTTAATAATCATCAAAAAACATAGTGCTCTATAGAGGGTAAAAAAAAAGAATTCTTTTATTTAAGAGAATTCTTTTTTTGTTTTTACGTTGTAATATTATCTAGAGAAGAATCTTTTTTTT is part of the Crassaminicella profunda genome and encodes:
- a CDS encoding stage II sporulation protein M, coding for MKENIFIEKNKVYWDELENHVHLFSKHNITNIPSEKIERFLYLFRSASHHLAYVRTHYPQSKLEKYLNTLVGHAHQHLYTVQKNPWVDFKNYITKNFPNSLRNHHLFILSSFLVFLLGAIISFIMVIQDSSNSYYFLPKAFLNTIDYSFKNREWDYPLMSSTIMINNITVSLKAFIFGIFLGIGTIYILFVNGCLLGALTGLVYLNGDLIKYASLILPHGIIELTAIFIAGGAGLLLGKGLLIPGKTKRLDCLIESGKEGAHLLLGCMLLLVVAGIIEGFFTPLAISPIIKLLFASFTLLGLILYMKFFKSSI
- a CDS encoding DUF58 domain-containing protein; its protein translation is MTITKKFILLVLIGTVFIGMSIPFGIYFEIFIIYNTVLLIFTIIDYFITPTKNTFEIERMGEYKLSLLEEENVSIRIYNKGKTPATIEVLHEFPNDFFCKNDSLLERINPYSSSVFTFRIIPNKRGAFLLEDIYIRRLGRLGLIKKDLLVKNDKEYKVYPSLKNLKKYHMMMKKDYFIHSGNKLIKRKSDGKEFESLREYVRGDDIRKINWVKTARENKLMVNQYEPENNKHIYILLDTGRTMSYRVNEYSKLDLAINASVFLSDVVCYNKDQSGLMVFNTKVDTFIKPSKGDYHRNSILEALYHVEGTKLTSNYDEVLFYLSSKEKRRSLICIFTDMDTLQEVYYIEKGLEYITKKHEVVMFLVKDEKLDEAINIEVTHQKDAFIKGIGYKMKNERKKIIKALNRKGVICIECDKEDIIYKAVNEYMRIKNKESI
- a CDS encoding VCBS repeat-containing protein — translated: MYYYPMYFQRQMKINNKRTYVLDFKQGDVNGDGIIDYVYLVGEKPHGSQSPFRDNITLKIIDGKTNRLTTIPLKENAGYGPSLFLGDFSGDKVDDIYISIFSGGSGGYTFYYIYSFLNNKPKLIFDFEKFNDAYPYDVSYKDDYKVEVISQKMNTKYLLDIQYKGEEYLSEIYNENGKLKEPIEGWVNPLGGLYPIDFQGDGTYELYAEQRIAGRYNADGLGYVQTSLEWDKNKFIPFFQTIGIFGEDISMGKKDKKK
- a CDS encoding RDD family protein; the protein is MQFVSITTPENIEVKFRLAGVGSRVVAAFIDYFIQGAIYLMIIFALAGMSDPVQYFESKNSYFLAIVLLIIACVNYGYFIVSEMVMDGKTLGKKALGLRTIRKNGQPMDIKHSLIRNLFRIFVDNYLVGILMIFFRGDDARLGDILASTMVIEEEKEDLYQYFENLSEDTQNKLTEEEIKLLITYMNEREDVLIDKEGLQQKILEYFTERYGQVDEDILRIIEK